The Acinetobacter defluvii genome includes a region encoding these proteins:
- a CDS encoding BapA/Bap/LapF family prefix-like domain-containing protein — protein sequence MQKITLIDKSSLEKVNISSNIIKLNKVMIIQPNIKKEEILEIIQDGNHLIIRLKNGETITIENYFVKAADGATSDLVFDGTVCAFEQLFWQDGVASFKEITGLEELLPIITGTSTGGVGPLPWVVGGLVTGGIIAATDDDKSDSEPKNEPTFVLKAPKVEILDDQNNDGFLSNIEIGNKDQVGVIVSIPIGAKAGDTITVTDQSGKKYTHVLVREDLNSGKVTIKVDRPTEGNELKVTATITNQEGESESSPEDSAVIKTTLPTLTVEVPEKSNDATPTITGKTDVPAGSKIELTITDKNGNTQTVTTEVKDDGTYTVDVPDALPEGEFTVTGKVTDSIGNSTTATDQGTIDITFPKVKIDITPEGDISVTFDPDVDPSTITPNDFKITDKDGNSIEITLTPSEDGLTWTGKVPEETEGKVTVTVPAGSYEDTSGNPGQPSTGENHVNMLPPTVKVEITPEGEITVTFDPDVDPTTIDPKDIVITDKDGNPIEITLTPSEDGLTWTGKVPEDVEGKVTVTVPAGSYEDTSGNPGQPSTGENQVNMLPPTVKVEITPEGDITVSFDPDVDPTTIDPKDIVITDKDGNPIEITLTPSADGLTWTGKVPENVEGEVNVEIPPTYKDESGNVGEPGKGTGTVDTVPPGVNIDITPDGKITVTFDPDVDPESITPDDFKVTDKEGNPIEVEFTPDEDGLTWTGKVPPNVDTDITVEVPPTDEESNPTYTDEVGNPGTGGDKTAPVDTLPPKVTVEISEDRTSVTFIFNEPIQGFDASDIVVTGGMLKPDTLVKNADGTWTAQLQNTEKGNTVEVMVKDQSYTDLTNNAGAAGADRDITIKITSVTQIAGSNDKLITGMTGANQEVTVILPNGDEITGIRSDENGYWELTTAIVEGKQDKIQATTLNQDEKPIEDIISLPFVSIDLVSGDDVINEAEYSDLENTVTITGKVSNPDVTMTVTIAGKTYSGSQVTVNADGTWSVNVPKADVAKDFDITAQATSNKSGVTSDEALRDVMVDIEPPKVTVEIDATGKITLKYDSDVDPNSIDLSKVTVKDTSGNVITVNWNMSDSSALNFDAMIDMPVDDIITVTVPEGSYQDLVGNLGLEGLDAEDVDNAPPDIEKTLITTEEDTSVVITWAQLGITDNSTDLNKLAVSFTTLPTNGTLYLNGQAVTDINMLADLTKSDIDAGQLSFKPSLNEASTSSDSVYTTLDFEVHDGVNTSTGSVDVIVNAVADKPNLSIDILDWAPTAVNLNIKTWNGLQKVTIDGKTYDLLQGGGNGMPADTLKTVFEYLTSDRNTTHQPATSGGTTSLTNGDVATYKGVAITGYVYLEKGHTYNYKGVADDSGMLIIGNEDPVFVSWGGLSTSVDRSFTATESGFYTFDFYMHNQAGIGNYDFQLVDQSHGDTISYYPDLDTALSGLNDFYQQTNPSVEWKVSDLIQGSVTDKDENGFHRPYFNLSGEVGQDISLGLLSTSLNDRDSSESLTLNFSGLIESMMIYALASDGSRTLLGTADANGQLSFLVNGGALDGASLVAVAPADFVVTDSSLALKVKVEAVATEQSNGSTASSELVFDMTLYPPSNVAFKAMAFTENTAVEQDPDLIFNVLSDDHLDGNTLTTVNDFASTDQIDVSKLLDDHLRLENTNAYLTVSYDAEHNQALIAIDHDDKAAQFQSAELLLANHPTTDLTLEELLQNNQIII from the coding sequence ATGCAAAAAATCACGTTAATAGATAAATCATCTCTTGAGAAAGTTAATATCAGTTCAAATATAATAAAATTAAATAAAGTGATGATTATTCAACCTAATATAAAAAAAGAAGAGATTTTAGAGATTATTCAAGATGGTAATCACCTCATAATAAGATTAAAAAATGGTGAAACCATCACAATTGAAAATTATTTTGTGAAAGCTGCTGATGGTGCAACATCTGATCTCGTATTTGATGGTACTGTTTGTGCTTTTGAGCAGCTCTTTTGGCAAGATGGTGTAGCCAGCTTTAAAGAGATAACTGGCCTTGAAGAGCTTCTTCCAATTATTACGGGTACCAGTACTGGTGGTGTCGGTCCATTACCTTGGGTTGTAGGTGGACTTGTTACGGGAGGAATCATCGCAGCGACTGATGATGATAAAAGCGATTCAGAACCAAAAAATGAGCCAACATTTGTATTAAAGGCACCTAAAGTCGAAATTTTAGATGATCAAAATAATGATGGCTTCTTGTCTAATATTGAAATTGGGAATAAAGACCAAGTTGGTGTGATTGTTTCAATTCCAATAGGTGCAAAAGCTGGCGACACAATTACTGTAACGGATCAATCTGGTAAAAAATATACACATGTCCTAGTAAGGGAAGATTTAAATTCTGGTAAAGTGACAATCAAGGTTGATCGTCCTACGGAAGGCAATGAGCTTAAAGTAACTGCAACGATCACTAATCAAGAAGGTGAATCAGAATCTTCTCCAGAAGATAGTGCGGTGATTAAAACTACTCTACCAACCTTAACAGTTGAAGTTCCTGAGAAAAGTAATGATGCAACACCAACAATTACGGGTAAGACTGATGTACCTGCAGGAAGTAAAATTGAACTTACAATTACTGATAAAAATGGTAATACGCAAACAGTAACTACTGAAGTCAAAGATGATGGTACTTATACTGTAGATGTACCAGATGCTTTGCCTGAAGGTGAATTTACTGTTACGGGCAAAGTGACGGATTCAATTGGTAATAGCACAACAGCAACAGATCAAGGGACGATCGATATAACTTTTCCAAAAGTTAAGATAGATATCACACCAGAAGGTGACATCAGCGTCACCTTTGATCCAGATGTAGACCCAAGCACCATCACCCCAAACGATTTCAAAATCACCGACAAAGATGGCAATTCGATTGAGATTACATTAACACCAAGTGAAGATGGCTTGACCTGGACCGGCAAAGTCCCTGAAGAGACCGAAGGCAAAGTCACCGTGACTGTGCCAGCAGGCAGTTATGAAGATACGTCGGGTAACCCAGGTCAACCGAGCACAGGTGAGAACCATGTCAACATGCTGCCACCAACCGTTAAAGTAGAGATCACGCCTGAAGGTGAAATCACGGTTACATTTGACCCAGATGTAGATCCAACCACGATTGATCCAAAAGACATCGTGATCACCGACAAAGACGGCAATCCGATTGAGATTACATTAACACCAAGTGAAGATGGCTTAACCTGGACCGGTAAAGTTCCAGAAGACGTTGAAGGCAAAGTCACCGTGACTGTGCCAGCAGGCAGTTATGAAGATACGTCGGGTAACCCAGGTCAACCGAGCACAGGTGAGAACCAGGTCAACATGCTGCCACCAACCGTTAAAGTAGAGATCACACCAGAAGGAGACATCACGGTTAGCTTTGATCCAGATGTAGATCCAACCACGATTGATCCAAAAGACATCGTGATCACGGACAAAGACGGCAATCCGATCGAAATCACCTTGACCCCAAGTGCAGATGGATTGACCTGGACCGGTAAAGTTCCAGAAAATGTTGAAGGCGAGGTAAATGTTGAGATTCCTCCAACTTATAAGGATGAATCTGGAAATGTTGGTGAACCAGGTAAAGGTACGGGGACCGTGGATACAGTGCCGCCAGGTGTGAATATTGACATTACACCTGATGGCAAAATTACCGTAACGTTTGATCCTGATGTTGATCCAGAAAGCATCACGCCAGATGATTTTAAAGTTACTGATAAAGAAGGTAATCCAATTGAGGTCGAATTCACTCCTGATGAAGATGGCTTAACCTGGACAGGTAAAGTGCCACCAAATGTTGACACAGACATCACTGTTGAAGTTCCACCAACAGATGAAGAGAGTAATCCTACATATACGGATGAAGTGGGTAATCCAGGAACAGGTGGTGATAAGACCGCACCTGTGGATACCTTACCACCAAAAGTTACTGTTGAAATTAGTGAAGATAGAACTTCAGTGACCTTTATATTTAATGAACCAATTCAAGGTTTTGATGCATCTGATATTGTGGTTACAGGTGGAATGTTAAAACCAGATACATTGGTGAAAAATGCTGATGGTACTTGGACGGCTCAACTTCAAAATACTGAAAAAGGCAACACAGTTGAGGTGATGGTTAAAGATCAAAGTTATACCGATTTAACCAATAATGCAGGCGCTGCTGGAGCAGACCGTGACATTACCATCAAAATTACCAGTGTCACGCAGATTGCAGGTTCAAATGATAAGCTGATTACGGGGATGACTGGGGCAAATCAAGAGGTTACTGTGATTTTGCCAAATGGCGATGAAATTACAGGTATCCGTTCTGATGAAAATGGTTATTGGGAACTAACAACAGCGATTGTTGAAGGCAAGCAAGATAAAATTCAAGCAACAACACTCAATCAAGATGAAAAACCTATAGAAGATATTATCAGCTTACCATTTGTTTCGATTGATCTAGTTTCTGGTGATGATGTCATCAATGAAGCTGAATATTCTGATTTAGAAAATACAGTCACAATCACAGGTAAAGTCAGTAACCCAGATGTCACCATGACGGTAACAATTGCGGGCAAGACTTATTCAGGTTCACAAGTAACGGTGAATGCGGATGGGACTTGGTCTGTGAATGTACCGAAAGCAGATGTTGCGAAAGATTTTGATATTACTGCACAAGCGACCTCGAATAAATCAGGTGTGACATCAGATGAAGCTTTACGTGATGTTATGGTCGATATTGAACCACCAAAAGTCACTGTAGAGATTGATGCAACAGGTAAAATTACCCTGAAATATGATAGTGATGTTGACCCAAACAGTATTGATTTGTCGAAAGTCACTGTGAAAGACACCTCAGGCAATGTGATCACTGTAAATTGGAATATGTCTGATAGTAGTGCATTAAACTTTGATGCAATGATAGATATGCCTGTTGATGACATTATCACTGTGACAGTGCCTGAGGGCAGTTATCAAGATTTAGTGGGCAACCTTGGTTTAGAAGGTTTAGATGCTGAAGATGTTGATAATGCACCACCTGATATTGAAAAGACTTTAATTACAACTGAGGAAGATACTTCGGTTGTGATTACTTGGGCGCAATTAGGTATTACGGATAACAGTACGGATTTGAATAAGTTAGCTGTTTCATTCACAACATTGCCAACCAATGGTACTTTGTATCTAAATGGTCAGGCTGTGACAGATATCAATATGTTGGCGGATTTAACTAAATCTGATATTGATGCAGGTCAATTAAGCTTTAAACCTAGCTTGAATGAGGCATCAACAAGTTCAGATTCCGTGTATACAACACTTGATTTTGAAGTACATGATGGTGTGAATACATCTACGGGCTCAGTGGATGTGATCGTTAATGCGGTTGCAGACAAGCCTAATTTATCTATTGATATTTTAGATTGGGCGCCAACTGCTGTTAATTTAAATATTAAAACATGGAATGGTCTGCAAAAGGTGACCATTGATGGTAAAACCTACGACTTGTTACAAGGTGGGGGTAATGGTATGCCTGCAGATACTTTAAAAACAGTATTTGAGTATTTAACCAGTGATCGTAATACTACACATCAACCAGCAACGAGTGGTGGCACAACTAGTTTGACTAATGGTGATGTTGCAACCTATAAAGGTGTTGCAATAACAGGTTATGTCTATCTTGAGAAAGGTCATACCTATAACTATAAAGGTGTAGCAGATGATAGTGGTATGCTCATTATTGGAAATGAAGATCCAGTCTTTGTGAGTTGGGGGGGATTAAGTACTTCAGTAGATCGTAGTTTTACTGCAACAGAGTCAGGCTTCTATACCTTTGACTTCTATATGCATAACCAAGCAGGGATCGGAAACTATGATTTCCAATTGGTTGATCAGTCACATGGTGACACAATCAGTTATTACCCAGATTTAGACACCGCATTGTCAGGTTTGAATGACTTCTATCAACAAACCAATCCATCTGTGGAATGGAAAGTGTCTGATCTGATCCAAGGGAGTGTAACGGATAAAGATGAAAATGGTTTCCATCGACCATATTTCAACTTAAGTGGTGAAGTTGGACAGGACATTTCACTTGGATTACTCAGTACAAGTTTGAATGATAGAGATAGTTCAGAAAGCTTAACCTTGAATTTCTCAGGTTTAATTGAAAGTATGATGATTTATGCATTAGCATCAGATGGTTCTCGTACTTTACTTGGCACAGCAGATGCAAATGGTCAATTAAGTTTTCTTGTGAATGGGGGGGCTTTAGATGGTGCAAGCTTGGTTGCAGTGGCTCCAGCAGATTTTGTGGTGACAGATTCTTCTTTAGCTCTAAAAGTGAAAGTGGAGGCCGTTGCAACAGAGCAATCTAATGGTTCAACAGCAAGTTCAGAACTGGTATTCGATATGACCTTGTATCCACCTTCAAACGTAGCATTTAAAGCAATGGCGTTCACGGAGAATACTGCAGTTGAGCAAGATCCAGATCTGATCTTTAATGTATTGAGCGATGATCA
- a CDS encoding 5-formyltetrahydrofolate cyclo-ligase encodes MSKQTLQLRKNLKAQRRQLSKFQQRHSEQSAFNQLRKSPQFRTAKKIGIYLDGFGELRTRKIIEYCFQQHKHIYLPIICNMNKILVWVKISKYQYRNKRFVLHTLGMLEPMRNRGLHVSHLDVLLMPLLACDPVGTRMGMGGGFYDRTLASAPYKPYRLGLAHDFQFLNTNLHRNPWDQALHALITPTKYKCFKRQLSQSYIL; translated from the coding sequence ATGTCTAAGCAAACCTTACAACTTCGTAAAAACTTAAAAGCTCAGCGACGACAACTATCAAAATTTCAACAACGGCATAGTGAACAATCTGCCTTTAATCAACTCAGAAAGAGCCCACAATTCAGGACGGCAAAAAAAATTGGTATTTATTTGGATGGTTTTGGTGAGCTGCGAACCCGTAAAATAATTGAATATTGTTTTCAACAGCATAAACATATTTATCTGCCGATCATCTGCAATATGAATAAAATATTAGTCTGGGTAAAAATTTCAAAATATCAATATCGTAATAAACGCTTTGTCCTGCACACACTTGGTATGCTTGAGCCTATGCGCAATCGAGGGCTGCATGTTTCACATTTAGATGTTCTTTTAATGCCTTTATTAGCATGTGATCCCGTGGGTACACGGATGGGCATGGGCGGTGGTTTTTATGATCGTACTTTGGCTTCTGCGCCTTATAAACCCTACCGTTTAGGACTTGCGCATGATTTTCAGTTTTTAAATACCAATTTACATCGCAATCCTTGGGATCAAGCCTTACATGCGCTAATTACCCCTACAAAATATAAGTGTTTTAAGCGTCAACTCAGCCAATCGTATATTTTATGA
- the lon gene encoding endopeptidase La: MSEIIMNQENLEPQVPSVLPLLALRDVVVYPHMQIALFVGREKSINAVDVARNSDNLVFVVAQKDSLTEEIDHDNLYQYGTVAKIVQVVNHENDENCIKVLIEGLHRSKLVKIIENDEYLSAEHALSPMTVSIDEDTQKTRVEELRALFAQYAEAKLRNARELIAAANKIDDLLQLLFFVATRVPLNIDVKQKFLEHDEFEAHLQELMTYLLQQSEEQQIEQTLHDSVKRQMEKNQREYFLNEKMKVIQRELSDMNGGAEDDVAEIEKRLAEADLPEHVRKKADAEFRKLKSMQPASSEAAVVRNYLEVILDTPWNKASKVSINLNKAQEILDADHYGLDEVKERIVEYLAVQSRVKKLKGPILCLVGPPGVGKTSLGESIAKATGREFVRMALGGVRDEAEIRGHRRTYIGAMPGKIVQSLTKVGVKNPLFLLDEIDKMAQDYRGDPASALLEVLDPSQNGKFNDHYLDLDLDLSEVMFICTANSMNIPEALLDRMEVIRLPGYTEEEKVNIADRYLVPKAIKNNGLRAKELTVHEEAIRDIVRRYTREAGVRSLEREISKIARKVVKESVSKKAKNLQIDVTAENLPDYLGVHKFDYGMAEEEAQVGRVNGLAWTSVGGELLTIEVAAVKGKGKFITTGSLGDVMKESITAAMTVVRTRADELGIESSRFEETDVHVHLPEGATPKDGPSAGLALTTALVSAFTGIAIRPDIAMTGETSLGGRAMRIGGLKEKLLAAHRGGVKLVFIPQENVRDLAEIPQNVKEGLEIKAVKSIDDILPLALVEQPKPLVKAPIVKPVDEGKAARH, translated from the coding sequence ATGTCTGAGATTATTATGAATCAAGAAAACTTAGAGCCACAGGTTCCAAGTGTATTACCGCTTTTAGCGTTACGTGATGTCGTGGTTTATCCACACATGCAAATTGCGCTATTTGTAGGTCGTGAAAAATCGATCAATGCAGTTGATGTGGCTCGTAACAGTGACAATTTAGTATTTGTAGTTGCGCAAAAAGATTCGCTTACAGAAGAAATTGATCACGACAACTTATATCAATATGGTACTGTCGCTAAGATTGTACAAGTTGTGAATCATGAAAATGATGAAAACTGTATAAAAGTATTAATTGAAGGTTTACATCGTTCAAAACTGGTTAAAATCATTGAAAATGATGAATATTTATCAGCTGAACATGCATTAAGCCCAATGACTGTATCGATCGATGAAGATACACAAAAAACACGTGTCGAAGAATTACGTGCCTTATTTGCTCAATATGCAGAAGCAAAATTACGCAATGCACGTGAGTTAATTGCAGCAGCAAATAAAATTGATGATTTACTGCAATTGTTGTTCTTTGTTGCAACTCGTGTGCCTTTGAATATTGACGTAAAACAAAAATTCCTCGAACACGATGAATTTGAAGCACATTTACAAGAGCTAATGACTTATTTGCTGCAACAATCTGAAGAACAGCAGATTGAGCAAACTTTGCATGATTCTGTAAAACGTCAAATGGAAAAGAATCAACGTGAATACTTCCTGAATGAAAAGATGAAAGTAATTCAACGTGAACTTTCCGACATGAATGGCGGTGCAGAAGATGACGTTGCAGAAATTGAAAAACGTTTAGCAGAAGCTGATTTACCTGAACACGTGCGTAAAAAAGCGGATGCTGAATTCCGTAAACTAAAATCAATGCAACCAGCATCAAGTGAAGCGGCTGTGGTGCGCAACTATTTAGAGGTGATCTTAGATACACCTTGGAATAAAGCCAGCAAAGTCAGCATTAACTTGAACAAAGCGCAAGAAATTTTAGATGCAGACCATTATGGTTTGGATGAAGTTAAAGAGCGCATTGTTGAATACTTAGCTGTTCAATCTCGCGTGAAAAAACTCAAAGGCCCGATTCTTTGTTTGGTTGGTCCTCCTGGTGTCGGTAAAACTTCACTCGGTGAATCGATTGCCAAAGCAACAGGTCGTGAGTTCGTGCGTATGGCACTTGGTGGTGTACGTGATGAAGCGGAGATTCGTGGTCACCGTCGTACCTATATTGGTGCGATGCCAGGTAAAATCGTGCAGTCTTTGACAAAAGTTGGTGTCAAGAACCCATTGTTCTTGCTCGATGAAATTGACAAAATGGCACAGGACTATCGTGGCGATCCAGCTTCTGCGTTACTTGAAGTATTAGACCCATCACAAAATGGGAAGTTTAACGACCATTATTTAGATCTTGATCTTGATCTTTCCGAAGTAATGTTTATCTGTACAGCAAACAGTATGAACATTCCTGAAGCTTTGCTTGACCGTATGGAAGTGATTCGTCTTCCTGGTTATACCGAAGAAGAAAAAGTCAACATCGCAGACCGTTACCTTGTTCCGAAAGCAATCAAGAACAATGGCTTACGTGCTAAAGAATTGACTGTTCATGAAGAAGCGATTCGTGACATTGTCCGTCGTTATACACGTGAAGCAGGTGTACGTAGTTTAGAACGTGAAATTTCTAAAATTGCACGTAAAGTGGTGAAAGAGTCAGTCAGTAAGAAAGCTAAAAACTTGCAAATTGATGTCACGGCTGAGAACTTACCTGATTATTTAGGAGTACATAAGTTCGACTACGGTATGGCTGAAGAAGAAGCGCAAGTGGGTCGTGTTAACGGTCTAGCTTGGACTTCTGTGGGTGGTGAATTACTCACGATTGAAGTTGCTGCTGTAAAAGGTAAAGGTAAATTTATCACTACTGGCTCACTCGGTGATGTGATGAAAGAGTCGATTACTGCAGCAATGACCGTTGTGCGTACACGTGCAGATGAACTCGGTATTGAGTCATCTCGTTTTGAAGAAACCGATGTACACGTGCATTTACCTGAAGGTGCAACACCAAAAGATGGACCTTCTGCTGGTTTAGCACTCACGACTGCACTTGTGTCTGCATTTACAGGTATTGCGATTCGCCCTGATATTGCCATGACTGGTGAAACCAGTTTAGGTGGTCGTGCAATGCGCATTGGTGGCTTAAAAGAGAAACTTTTAGCAGCACATCGTGGTGGCGTGAAACTGGTGTTCATCCCACAAGAAAACGTACGTGACTTAGCTGAAATTCCTCAAAATGTAAAAGAAGGTTTAGAAATTAAAGCTGTGAAATCAATTGACGATATTTTACCTCTCGCTTTAGTTGAACAACCTAAACCGCTAGTTAAAGCACCTATTGTAAAACCAGTAGATGAAGGCAAAGCTGCCCGTCATTAA
- a CDS encoding IS30-like element ISAba125 family transposase translates to MEYIKLSYHHLNFEDRTALMLESRKEGFSARKFAELIKRHPSTIYRELKRNSINDVYQAQYASDNTFARRRRGHRKLKIDSILWKFIVEAIRCLWSPQQIAKRLKTFPDLDQTMNVSHTTIYSTIRALPKGELKKDLLSCLRHENKKRKANGEPKKDSILQDIKTIHERPAEVQERKIPGHWEADLIKGKDNKSSIATLIERNTRLCILATLPDAKAESVRKALTEALKYLPAELRKTLTYDRGREMSEHKILEEDLGIDVYFCDPHSPWQKGTCENMNGLIRQYLPKGIDLNQADQHYLNQVAMSLNTRPRKALDWLTPLEKFAQLVDYHMAFETVAPHV, encoded by the coding sequence ATGGAGTATATAAAATTGTCATACCATCATCTTAACTTTGAAGATCGTACTGCATTAATGCTTGAGTCAAGAAAAGAAGGCTTTTCAGCCAGAAAATTTGCTGAACTCATTAAAAGACATCCTAGTACGATCTATCGTGAGCTTAAAAGAAATAGCATCAATGACGTTTATCAAGCTCAATATGCTTCTGATAACACTTTTGCTAGACGTAGACGTGGTCACAGAAAACTCAAAATCGATTCAATCCTCTGGAAATTTATTGTTGAAGCGATCCGTTGTTTATGGTCTCCTCAGCAAATAGCAAAGCGTTTAAAGACATTTCCTGATTTGGATCAAACAATGAATGTAAGCCATACAACGATTTATTCAACGATACGAGCATTACCCAAGGGTGAGTTGAAAAAAGACTTATTATCCTGTCTACGTCATGAAAATAAAAAGCGAAAAGCTAACGGTGAACCTAAAAAAGATTCTATATTACAGGATATTAAAACTATTCATGAGCGCCCAGCCGAAGTTCAAGAAAGAAAAATACCGGGTCATTGGGAAGCTGATTTAATTAAAGGTAAAGACAATAAAAGTTCGATAGCAACACTTATTGAACGAAATACACGGCTCTGTATCTTGGCAACATTACCTGATGCAAAGGCAGAATCAGTGCGCAAGGCTTTAACTGAAGCTCTGAAATATTTACCTGCAGAACTGCGTAAAACGTTGACCTATGACCGTGGACGTGAGATGTCAGAACATAAAATACTCGAAGAAGATTTAGGCATAGATGTATATTTCTGTGACCCACATTCACCCTGGCAAAAAGGCACATGCGAAAATATGAATGGTTTAATTAGGCAATATTTACCTAAAGGGATTGATTTAAATCAGGCAGATCAGCATTATTTAAATCAAGTTGCCATGTCACTGAATACTCGTCCTAGAAAGGCGTTAGATTGGCTTACACCATTAGAGAAATTTGCTCAGCTTGTTGATTATCATATGGCTTTTGAAACTGTCGCACCTCATGTTTGA
- a CDS encoding IS91 family transposase, whose translation MPRLTAPRRQAEVCAPLPAAHAAARYARHLPERTLLYALVQAHYPDFIARLEAEDRPLPEYVREEFETYLRCGVLEHGFLRVVCEHCRAERLVAYSCKKRGLCPSCGARRMAESARHLVDEVFGPRPVRQWVLSFPYPLRFLFASKPEAIGPVLGIVHRVIAGWLADQAGVPRDTAQCGVVTLIQRFGSALNLNIHFHMLWLDGVYEDTTERPQRKPRLHRTRAPTSAQLTELANTIAHRVCRHLSRRGWLEGEDESVFLSDSAGSDDGMDGLRMSSMTYRIATGRDAGRKVVTLQTLPGDAGPLEGDAGKVGGFSLHAGVAAEAHESHKLEKLCRYITRPAISEQRLSISPQGRVRYQLKTPWRNGTTHVEWDAVDFIAKLAALVPPPRAHLTRFHGVFAPNANLRAQLTPSGRGRRPAGDAAPVDVSAHDEPRSPEQKRRAMSWAQRLKRVFSIDITTCAHCGGAVRIVASIEDPKAIRAILAHFEKHGALEQAHYRPAARAPPPAA comes from the coding sequence GTGCCGCGCCTGACCGCACCCCGGCGGCAGGCCGAGGTGTGCGCGCCACTGCCGGCCGCCCACGCCGCTGCGCGTTACGCGCGCCACCTGCCCGAGCGCACGCTGCTGTACGCGCTAGTGCAGGCGCACTACCCGGACTTCATCGCGCGTCTTGAGGCCGAAGACCGCCCGCTGCCCGAGTATGTGCGCGAGGAGTTCGAGACCTACCTGCGCTGCGGCGTGCTCGAGCACGGCTTCCTGCGCGTGGTCTGCGAGCACTGTCGTGCCGAGAGGCTGGTGGCGTATTCCTGCAAGAAGCGCGGGCTGTGCCCGAGCTGCGGCGCACGGCGCATGGCCGAGTCGGCGCGGCATCTGGTGGACGAGGTGTTCGGCCCGCGGCCGGTGCGGCAATGGGTGCTGAGTTTCCCGTACCCGTTGCGCTTCCTGTTCGCCAGCAAGCCTGAGGCGATCGGCCCGGTGCTGGGCATCGTGCATCGTGTGATCGCCGGTTGGCTTGCCGATCAGGCCGGCGTGCCGCGGGATACGGCGCAATGCGGCGTGGTGACCCTGATCCAGCGCTTCGGCAGCGCGCTGAATCTCAACATCCACTTCCACATGCTGTGGCTCGACGGCGTGTACGAGGACACCACCGAGCGTCCGCAGCGCAAGCCGCGCCTGCACCGCACCCGTGCGCCCACATCGGCGCAACTGACGGAACTGGCCAACACCATCGCGCATCGCGTGTGCCGGCACCTGTCGCGCCGCGGCTGGCTCGAAGGCGAAGACGAATCCGTGTTCCTGTCCGACAGCGCGGGTAGCGACGACGGCATGGATGGGCTGCGGATGAGTTCGATGACCTACCGCATCGCCACCGGTCGCGACGCTGGCCGCAAGGTCGTCACGCTGCAAACGCTGCCTGGCGACGCCGGTCCGCTGGAGGGCGACGCCGGCAAGGTCGGCGGCTTCTCGCTGCATGCCGGCGTGGCCGCGGAAGCACACGAAAGCCACAAGCTCGAAAAGCTGTGCCGCTACATCACGCGCCCGGCGATCAGCGAGCAGCGGCTATCGATCTCGCCACAGGGCAGGGTGCGTTACCAGCTCAAGACGCCGTGGCGCAATGGCACCACGCATGTCGAATGGGATGCGGTGGACTTCATCGCCAAGCTGGCGGCACTGGTCCCGCCGCCACGCGCGCATCTCACCCGCTTCCACGGCGTATTCGCCCCGAATGCAAACCTGCGCGCGCAGCTGACGCCCTCGGGGCGCGGCAGGCGGCCTGCGGGCGATGCGGCGCCAGTGGACGTCAGCGCCCACGACGAGCCGCGCAGCCCCGAGCAGAAGCGCCGTGCGATGAGCTGGGCGCAACGGCTCAAGCGGGTCTTTTCCATCGACATCACCACCTGCGCCCACTGCGGCGGCGCGGTGCGGATCGTCGCCAGCATCGAAGACCCCAAGGCCATTCGCGCCATCCTCGCCCACTTCGAGAAACACGGCGCGCTGGAGCAAGCGCACTACCGGCCCGCAGCGCGCGCCCCGCCGCCCGCCGCGTGA